CAACGGCCGGGGAAGCGCAGTGGCTTTTGAAAGATCGCTTCCTCACCGGTGAAGCCACCTCGTCCGCGTACTTCTTCGTGGTGGAGTCGCTCGTGCCTGCCAGTCGCGGTCGCAAGACCAAGGGCGCGTTCATAATCAACCGTTAAAACACAAGGATTGATACTATGAAAAATACGATGTCCGTAGTGCTGATCGTTTTGATGGCGCTCGCCCTATCGGCTCCTACCCAGGCACAGGAACTCTTCCCGGAAGCTGAAGAGATTCTGAATCCGGAGGGCCGCAGCAAGATCAAGCCATCCACATTTAATTTTTTGAAAGTAACCAACAATGCCCGAATCGCGGGCATGGGCGATGCTTTTACCGCGGTATCCGACGGGATAGACGGCATGATCTGGAATCCGGCGGGTCTGACCAAAGTGAACAATCTTGCATATACCTTTGGCTATACCCAATGGCTGGTCGAATCGTCATTTGTCACCGGGTCCCTCGCCTACAATACCGGACAGTGGGGCGTGTTGGGCGTATCATTTGTGAACTTTACCCTGCCCGACATGCCCGAAACAACCACCATGGAACCAGACGGCACCGGTGCTATGGTGAATTCGGGCGACCTCGCCTTAGGCCTGGTTTACGCCTATCAATTGACCGACAAGCTCTCGGCAGCTGCCTCCCTGCGCTTTGTCCAATCCGCGCTGGGACCAGAGACACTCAGCGCAGTCTCCGTGAATGTCAGCACCTTGATGTACACGGGCTTTCAAAGCCTGCGCATTGGCATGAACATGAAAAACCTGGGCGGAGAGCAGGAAATCGTGAGCGAAAAATCGGAAATGCCCCTGGTATTCCACACCGGGATAGCCATGGAATTGTACGGCAACCTCGGCGATCCCGTATCTCTGACCGGCTCGTTTGAAGGCGCTTTCTTCACCGACCGGGAACAGCGCTGGAATCTGGGCGGTGAACTCTGGATACAGAACCTCATCGCTCTGCGAGCGGGCTATAAGATCAAATACGATGTGGAAACCTGGAGTATTGGCGGCGGTCTCAAGGGAAAATTCGGTGGACGACACATCGCCTTAGACGTATCGTATAGCAATCTTGGCGATTTGTTCGACCCGCCCCTGCGCCTGAATCTCTCGGGTTCACTGTAGGAGAAATCGGACGAATCAACGAATCTGCGAATCGGGATTTGCACTGACTCTGGGTGGTTGGGTGGGATTCGTCTATTCGTCTATTCGTCTATTCGTTTCGCCGTATCTTTCATACCCCGCCGGAATTGGAACACAATCCGACTTCCGTGCGGGGTGTGCCATTTGTGCTAATAGGAGAGACATTTGGCCGAAGCACTGCAATCAGACCCAACAGGTGAACCTGCAAGAGGCATAACACTCCGCTCGGTTGCCCTGGGCATTGGAATCGTGATCTTCATCAACCTGTGGGTGACCTATGCCGAGACCGTGGTAAAAACCTCTCGCCTGAACCTGAGCGTA
This Gemmatimonadota bacterium DNA region includes the following protein-coding sequences:
- a CDS encoding PorV/PorQ family protein, with amino-acid sequence MKNTMSVVLIVLMALALSAPTQAQELFPEAEEILNPEGRSKIKPSTFNFLKVTNNARIAGMGDAFTAVSDGIDGMIWNPAGLTKVNNLAYTFGYTQWLVESSFVTGSLAYNTGQWGVLGVSFVNFTLPDMPETTTMEPDGTGAMVNSGDLALGLVYAYQLTDKLSAAASLRFVQSALGPETLSAVSVNVSTLMYTGFQSLRIGMNMKNLGGEQEIVSEKSEMPLVFHTGIAMELYGNLGDPVSLTGSFEGAFFTDREQRWNLGGELWIQNLIALRAGYKIKYDVETWSIGGGLKGKFGGRHIALDVSYSNLGDLFDPPLRLNLSGSL